The window AGCGTCGCTGCCGGCTCCAGGTTCTGTCAGGCCGAAGGCCCCGATGATCTCGCCTTTTGCAAGCGGGACAAGATATTTCTTCTTTTGCTCTTCATTACCAAAGAGGTGGAAGGGTGTGGCTCCAAGCGATATGTGCGCTGCAAGAAAAAGGCCTGTTGACCCACAGACACGGGAAACTTCTTCTATAGCTATGGCATAGCTGAGGTTATCGAGGCCCGCACCACCATACTCCTCGGGGAGGGGGACGCCCATTAGTCCGACCTCGCCAAGCTTTTTTAGCACCTCCAGGTTCGGTTTCTCAGAAGAATCTATCTCAGAGGCGTAGGGAGCTATGTCTTTATCTGCGAACCCTCTCACCCATTTCCTGAAGTCCTCATGTTCTTTGTCCAGCAATTTCTACTCCCTTCTCCCTAAAAGCTCTGCGAAGTATACACCATTTAAGTAACACCTGTCAAAATCATCTTTCTTGCACGTTCTTTTCTTCACCCACCAATGAGAGTTCCACAATCGCAACATTGGCGTCCACGGGATCGCCATCCTTGAAATGGATTCTGTCGATTCTTGCCCGCACAGTCGACCTTATCTGGTTTTCCATTTTCATCGATTCGACTATGAAAAGGTTCTGGTTGGGGTTGACAATCTGGCCCTCTTTCACCTGAATCTTGACTATCTGTCCGGGCATGGGGGTGGATATCACCTTCTTGTCGCCTACCGGTCCCGCCTCTTCCCGGAGCCTTTCCATGAAAGAAGGCTTCTGGGCTCTCTCTATATGGAATTTCTCACCTGCAATAAATACCTGGATGGTGTCTCCATCGAATGCGATGTAGGCCGTCACTATCCTGTTGCCAAGGAAGAGAGAGATGGTGTGGGAGTCGATCAAGGTGGCACTAACAGTCTCCCGTTTTCCATCCACTTCAGCCTCAAAAGGACCTTCTTTCACGTCCAGTTTTATTTTGTGGCTCTTTCCATCAATTGCGAAGTCGAACTCCATGCTATCTCCCGCCAAATAGTTCCCACTCACCAAGAGTGAGCCACGGCGAAGGCGCTTCCCTTCTTCTGACTGAGTGGCTGGCAGCTGGTTTCTTGTCTCTGGAAGCCGCAATGGCGGCAGCTATGAGAGCCACTTTTACAGAATCTGAATTTCCCGAGCTTGAGCACCATCCGGACATGTTTTTTTCTATGAAATCGGTGTGGGTGTCACCTGCAATGAAGTTCTTGTGGGAGAGAAGAGCTCTTGAGAATTCTATAGTAGTCTTGATTCCGAGGAGAACATACTCAGAGAGAGCATTTATCATCCTTATCCGCGCTGTCTCTCTATCTTCTCCCCAGGTGATCACCTTGGAGAGAATAGGGTCGTAATGTACGGGAACCTCCCAGCCTGAATATATGCCGCAGTCATGGCGTACGCCGGGCCCGAAAGGTTCCTTCAGGAATGCTATTCTGCCGGGAGATGGCAGAAAGCTCCTCTCAGGATCTTCAGCATACACTCTGCATTCAATCGCATGCCCTCTCTGGGAAATGTCCGGCTGTGTGAATGGGAGCTTCTCCCCCGAGGCAATCAGTATCTGCTGCTTGACGATGTCTATTCCGGTTACGAGCTCTGTCACCGGATGCTCGACCTGCACCCTTGCATTCACCTCCAAAAAGTAGAAAGAGTCCTTCCTATCTTCATCAACGAGAAATTCCACAGTCCCCGCATTTGTGTAGTTGGAAGCCCTTATGGCCTTTATGGCCGTGGCGCCCATCTTTTCCCTCAGCTCTGGATCAAGGGCTACAGAAGGGCTCTCTTCTACTATCTTCTGATGCCTTCTCTGGATTGAACACTCTCTCTCGAAAAGGTGAACTGCGTTTCCATGCTGGTCCGCAAGGATTTGAAATTCGATGTGTCTCGGTCTTGTAAGATACTTTTCTATGTA is drawn from candidate division TA06 bacterium and contains these coding sequences:
- a CDS encoding biotin/lipoyl-binding protein — protein: MEFDFAIDGKSHKIKLDVKEGPFEAEVDGKRETVSATLIDSHTISLFLGNRIVTAYIAFDGDTIQVFIAGEKFHIERAQKPSFMERLREEAGPVGDKKVISTPMPGQIVKIQVKEGQIVNPNQNLFIVESMKMENQIRSTVRARIDRIHFKDGDPVDANVAIVELSLVGEEKNVQER
- a CDS encoding acetyl-CoA carboxylase biotin carboxylase subunit, translating into MLGKILISNRGEIAVRIIRACRELGIPAVAVYSDCDRNSSHVYMADEAVHIGLSAPLKSYLDMDRVIKVAMEVGADAIHPGYGFLAENPLFAKRCEDAGLVFIGPSPKALALVGDKLKSRQTMVQAQIPIIPGMREEGDPEKIIEESEKLGFPVLIKASAGGGGKGMRVARNRAELKDAIEAGMREAQTAFGNPSVYIEKYLTRPRHIEFQILADQHGNAVHLFERECSIQRRHQKIVEESPSVALDPELREKMGATAIKAIRASNYTNAGTVEFLVDEDRKDSFYFLEVNARVQVEHPVTELVTGIDIVKQQILIASGEKLPFTQPDISQRGHAIECRVYAEDPERSFLPSPGRIAFLKEPFGPGVRHDCGIYSGWEVPVHYDPILSKVITWGEDRETARIRMINALSEYVLLGIKTTIEFSRALLSHKNFIAGDTHTDFIEKNMSGWCSSSGNSDSVKVALIAAAIAASRDKKPAASHSVRRREAPSPWLTLGEWELFGGR